ATAAAACgacttaattaatttttttcaaatagtcTCTACATTACAAAGTTTCACTTTTCGGAGGGGAATCTGAAATGTGACCCCCATGTGATAAATGGAGGTTGGCTGTTGTGCAGTTTGCTCCCAAGACAAAGGAGGAAGACAAGAGAACGGATGTACCAAGGAGGCAGTTCTGATGGTGGCAAAGTGGTCTCGGTTGCGGTAGTAAACTCTGCGGCGGCCTGCGGAGGGAGCCTGGGGCTGCTCCAGCTCCGGCTGGTAAGGGTCATCGTAGATGTTGTCCTGGGCCTGAACAAAATGACAGGAGAGATTGCAGACTACTGGCATGAATCCTGCactgaaaatacaaagtaaaatgaaatACGCCAAACCCAGACAAAATACGATTATTCTTTGGTGGCCAAGACGGCAGTTTGTGTCACTCTTATATgactttaaatgtgtttaaaacacATGGGAGCAGTACaccgatgaagaaaaaaaacatttgacatttgatgTTCTATCGCCGATTTTCATCTATTTCAAGAGCCCACAAGGAGACAGAGAGTTGAACACGCGTGGCGATTGTTGCGCGCTTACCGCCGGTCGGTGTATGATAGAGCTGTTGGAGGTGACCGTGTGCTCTCCCTCCTGCATCATGGCCATCTCGCCGCTGCTGTCGTCCGAGGCGTCCGCCAGGCTGTTGACAGAGCTGCTCTGGGAGCTGGCCGAGATGGACATGCTGGGCACCGACTGCGAGCTCTCCATGCTGTTGACCGTGCCCGTGTGCAACAGGTACTGTTCCACCTCCTGACGGGCAATTTTCAAATATTGGATTTGATGTCAGAGTCCCGAGGAGCGGACTGTGTCCATCCCCCGCTGTATCCTCTCTTCCAGCTCACCTCCTCGTCCTCTGCTCCCTCTGACACGGGGCCGTTCTGCTGCGTCTCCTGGAAGAGGATCTTCTTCATCTTGCGATACTGCAAGTTGTCCAGTTCGCGCACGGCGTCCTTGGTGCGGGCGATTAGATCCATGACCACCGTCAGTGGACGCTCGCGGCACAGGAATCGATGCTGGATACGCAGCAGGGAAGGAGTTCAATTGCGCGTGATACCAGGAGGGACGCGTTGCAGTGCACCTAAGGCAAATTCAGTCACCCCCCGCTATTGCAGGTTTTACCGGTTAACCTTTCGCTTTTATCCAAGTACTTTGAACTTGCTGTGGAAAATATAAATGTGATTTGATAACGACAATCCTATTATATTTCACTGTATGTTTCAAAGCTGTAATTGTGACGAAATATCCTTTGGAGACACTGTGGCTTTGAACTCTACTCGGGTGTGAAGAATGTTCTCACATTGAGCAGCACATTGGAGGTGGGCCGGTCCTGTGGAATCTTCTGCAGACACGAGTCCACAAAGTTGCGGAAGGAATCGGACCTGAAAGAGAAGAGGGAGAGTTGAGGTATGCGTTGATTCGTGACAGCGTGGTGAGCGCAAGCAAAAGGCCTCACCAGTGATTGGACTGCAGGACGGGGCTCTCATTCTGAGCGATGTGATATAAGGCACTCATGGCGTTCATGTTGAACAGGGGGGGCTTTCTCTCCGCTGTGACAACAGAATTTCAGATTTTTAGGCCCGCTGGGTCATTCATCTTTTCACTCCATTCAGGAATTCTACCAAACTATGTAATTCTTACGTTCAACCCTTtaacaaaatagaaaatgaattcaaagttgtggttttattttgccATTATGGTACACTGCCACATCATCAAACGGAACACGTCTCAGCCACaagttaaaaaaactaaacaaaatcatTCCAAGAAAATGCCTTAATGCGTCAATGGGTAGGCACCTAATCCTggagacatttaaaaatggaaaaacaaccaCTTGTTAAGAATAAGAAAAGGATAAATCTGATCAAATgatgggattttattttttttaaccacatttaTCATCCCACCCCACTTTATTTGTAGTGTTCTCACCTCCTCCCTTCTTGAAGGAAATAACCTGGTTCAaatatagtttttaaaaaaaatcaactcaactAAATGAGTGACTTTTGTGCATCAATGTGTCAAATCTGCCTATCGAGGGATTGATCAAAATGACAAGTGAATATGTATGTTGCTGGCCTACCGTATACTGATTTCAATTTGCCCAAAAgccgtgaaataaaaaaaaaatacaacaggaCGCCAGTGGAAAATATTGCTTTCAAATGATTGtatgaaaatgtccttttctgatcataattaaccctttcttgccccctgtaacctgataacatggtaagctgttCACTGGAGTAACcactgtctctgaaagggttaaaaaaacacaataaaacaaactgAACAACTATGCAAAGCATCTCAATTCATGtgtgtcaaacaaaaaaagtgttgaacAGGAATGCATCTGTTTGCTTCCACATTTCTAATGACTTGTATGACAGTTTCTCCAGTAagtcagacaaaaaaatgtccacacaGATGCGTTAGCAAGTCACAGCTCACACACTATTTATCCATCAAACATCCCGGGTGTTCTTTGGTTAGTAGCTTGTGGAAAATTCAGCCAAGCTGAAAGTGCAATGTCGTACCCAGCTCGATGCAGGTGATGCCCAGCGACCACACATCGACTTTGCCGTCGTACTGGCCCTCGTCCATGGCCAGGATCACCTCTGGAGCCATCCTGCACCAGGgtggcaccatgttggtgtttataaaggtggaaaaaaagacaaaaagaagtgTTGAAATGCTCAAAGAGGCCAACAAAAAGCCAGGACTCACCAGTAGGGTGTCCCCACGAAGGAGTTGGCCGGGGCCACAATGGAGGCAGAGCCAAAGTCGCCCAGTTTGACTTGACCGGGCTCCGTCAGCAGGATGTTTCCTGCTTTCACATCCCTGTGCAAAACAACACAGATTGACTTCTGTCTTAGTTGTGTTCCTTATGTTTAGTACGAATGGTCATTCTTATGTCCTCTTTTTCTGTCATCATTTCCAGATTCCCGAATGATGTATATGTTGCTGTGGGAACCTGGCCAGAGGCACAGGAAACACAAGACAGTTCTGAGGACCGTTTTGAACAGCGTGAGCAAAATGAAAGCGCAACGGTGCCGATGTTAGAAATTGCTTGGCTGAAACGAGTTGAATTCAGTCAGTCTTCCTGGTTCACATTTGAAAAGCAGCATTTCCAAGATTgtatgtcatttattttgagGGGTTTGCTTTCCACCAGGATGCTGTTGATGTGGGGTGCCAAGGTCAGCTCATGAGTCAAGTATCTAGGAGGGAGATCTGAAAATTACTCAAATCGGATTCCAATCCTTGATCAAACggaggaaaaatgaaaatggcaacAATGCCATTAGTCACTGGAACAGCTTCAAAGACAGGCGCGCGACTTGAACGTCACGACGTAGCTCTACTAAAACCACAATCAAGTAGAAGACAAGACAGACTGGTTTGGGACCATTAGAAAACAATGCGATTGTGACTGTGTTAATCAAGCTAACTAACGAGAGTGAGTCTGCCAATATACAGGAAGTTGTGTTTTCTTGGACATATGTGACGTACTCCCGCCAATGGGCagcaaaaaaatcaatcaccaaTCAAGCGTAAGCGGTCACCTGTGGATCATGTTGTGAGAGTGAAGGTAGGCCAGCCCCTGCAGCGCTCCGTGAGTAATAGCAGCAATCTCCACCTCCTGCAGAGGCTTTTTGTGAACTGCAAACAACAACCGTGTTGgatgccaatttaaaaaaaaataaaaatcatgtggCAGTCACTGGGACGGGCCAACCTTCGCAGCAAGACTCACCTTCAAGGAGGTCGGAGGCGGATCCAAGACAGTACTCCATCACCAACTACACACAGAGTAGACGCGGTTTGAAAAACTAATCCTGAAAACGTTCCGTCCCGAAGCCATGTTTTCCTCTCAACTTCATACTTTTTTTCGCATTATTGCATGAAGTTGGATCTCACATTGTATGGAAGTTGCCTCTTAATCTGCTTTGGAGCCTGAGGTTTGGAATTTTGGGCTGTTTTACTTCAGCTCCAACCCGCCCCCATTCCTGCTGGGAGCGAGGGCTAGGTCGTGATGATCAAATCAGAGGCTGTAGGTTATGTATTGAACACCGACCAACTCAGCCAAAATCTGAAGTGGACCCCTTTTCCCAGGGGAGATGCAGTGAAGAATTCCGCATGGACTAACTGGGTCGGATCCCGAGGTCAAACCGCTCTCCCAAATGTGCAACACTTCATCTCATGTAATGGACTCTCATGCTGGACCTAACATTGAACAAGTCCAtgctatgtatttttatttattttccctccCCCACTTATCAAAAAAGcaaatttcaaaaacattaTTCAAATCAAGGTttgcttttgggtttttttccccactgggATTTGCTTTATTTCTACTGATAAGAAACAAGTTGTTACCCTTGCAGTAACATACAGCAAAATATTTGATTTCGTTTTTTTCCTTGAGGGATACTGACAAAGTAAGTGCTGAGATCATACCCATGCCGTGTGTTCCTTCAGATAACACCCTCGATACTCGATGGTGTTTGGATGGCGAAGTTTCTGCAGGAACTTTACTTCTTTAATGATATCCTGCCACTTCTGCACAGCAACACAGCACATCAAGTTGGGTCAATTGAGGCTCGCTTTTATATGACTCGTCTGCGTCGTGTTCGGTCACCTCGTTCGTCTGCTTGCCGCTGTACGACATTTTCTTGATGGCAACCACCTCATTGTTGCGCACGTCTCGGGCCTGAAAGGTGAGTCAGCCGGCAGAGACAATGAAGCTTGGTTGCATGGAAAGCATACTGTTTATTTTGATCAAGAAAAACTAATCAGAAATATAGtctggacatttctgatgtggtcaaaaaaaagagggtacatttctttcaaaaataataacaattctAATATGACCCCAAACAGTTGACAAGCAGCATACAACAATGTGTTTTCTTATAAGATTCTGAAAAGGTATGGGTGACCTGAAACTGGAATTGTAGATTTTTAAAGAGCAATTTAACCGTAATCTTTCTGACATTATCCTAATtataagcaaaataaaaacctgCGACTGATTCTGGGGTATAAAAAGCATCCTCAACTCGAGTGACAATATGGTTATTTGAGGTTGAATGACTCACAAAGTAGACGGCTCCAAAGCTGCCGTGGCCGATCTCCCTGAGGTCGGCGAAGAGCTTTTCCGGGTCATCCCTGCAGAAGAGGTCGGCCACGTCCGGGTCCTTGAGATTGCCCGCCCGTGCGCTCGAGGGCATGGCCAGGGCCTGGCGGGAAGCAGCGGGGACACGGTCAAGAGCCGGATTGGCAAAAGCATTACATCATTGAATGGTGCATCATCATCTCCTCGCTGGGTGCCCAAACGCGCGCTTTCAGGTTGCCCTCCCACATATTTGGGATGTGGAAGGCGGTGGAGGAGAAAAGCATGCGGAGCAGCGTAGGAGCAACAAAATGGCAGCCGATGTTAACGGACGTAAAGTTAACTAAAGAGTCAGACTACAGTGAAGCACCGTTTATCACGGTGGATGGATTTCCATACCTGCCCACACCAAATGGGTGAAAATAGATGACATAAAAACTTGGTTTTATCTACCCCAAATGCTTAAAACCAATTTCAatgtattaaaaacacatttcaatgagTTAAAACATGTCAACTTACTGAAAGACACCTTTTCCAAGTATTTCTTTGCATCTGACCTCACTCCGGATTGCACAGTGCACCAAATAAGAGCAAACGTGTGCTTGCTGGAAGCGCACTCCCAGCTGAGGTTTATTATAAAACTGACATGTAAGACACTAATACCATCAggcattgtatttttaaatgcataCATGACCAACCAGCCCGTAAAATAAACTTCCTGTAGCTTAGTGCGTATAGGTAATGTTAAGCGTCATGGACAGGCTAACGAAAATTAGCCAAACTGTCACTGCAATTGTAAATGGTCAAACAACTGCTATTTGAACACGCGCATACAACCAACCACCCTCACAGACACATATCCTCACTGCTCTGAGGGAAACCTACAACTGGCTTCGTTGGGGAACTTCTCTGCCGCTTCTTTCTCTTAATTATGCTGCACCTTTTCCGGTAGAGCTTAGTGCCTTCCGATACCTTGAAGAAAGAGGCGTCATTCAGAGACCTGGTATCAGTACTCacccaaatgtaaaataaagaaatgtgatTTTATATAGTTGACGTTCGCTTGAGTCAAATGTCCAACTCTACTTTTCCCTGTACAATGAATATAAGGCCAGTTTGACCCTGGAACAGATTCTTTCCCAGGCATATtgaattgtcatcatcatcatcatcatcatcatcacagcgGTTAAGAAGCATGTGAGGTGACCGTGTGGAGCATTTGGATGTCTTTAAGCGTGTCACTGCGCTTGTGACAGGAAACATCACCAGCAGGCGTGAGTGATTCAGTAAGCGTACAGAAAATAGAGagatgggtggaaaaaaaaagcgtgtgGGCCCACTCGCGCATCCCCTCCTTGCACCCCCCAACCGAGCGCACGCGCATTCTTTCAAAATGCGGTCAACCAATTTCCATTTATACATTTGAGTGGCCTTCAGCAGGAAGGAAGCCAGGCGATGGAACAATCCTGACAAACAAGCGGCAAAGTAGGCAAACGAGTAGCTGCAAACCAGAGCGCAGACTCCAACGAAAAGCAGGAAGTCATAGACGCAGCACTGTGTCTTTGTTTCGCCACAACACCTTTCCATGACACACGTGCTTAGTCAGCGTTGCCTAACGAGCGTCGTCGTGTGACTCAGCCACATGGTTGGACAATGCGAGCTGATGCAGCAGCTGCATGCCATTCAGATCCCGCAAAAAGAGCGTCTATCCGGACGAAAAGGGGACCAATCTTGCATGAGGCTTGAGTGACAGCTGGCGGTTGCCAGTCAGGCCGCAATGTGCTCGAAGATTACATCATAAATAAGTGCATGTTTTGCTTCAAGTAGAACAGCCGGCCATCAACTGGAACAGCAGCCACGTCTTTGATGCAACAGAAGGACTGGCTGCCATAAATACAGTGTCGTCCATCATGATTGGTACCcctgattaaaatgtattaaaagcCTTCACTTTTTGATTGCAGAAGCCTACTGTCATGATGGAAATTGTGGAAAGAAAGCAAAGACTCAAGCTCCTCCAAAGGCCATTTCAGTCCACAGACCTCAACCCTAATGAAAACTTGTGGATGGGggttaaaaaaggttttgcagacattttagaaCAATCTGTTCCTCTTTCTGTAATCTGCCATCGTCGGAAACATTCGAGAAGATTAGGTACTATTTTGTTGGTAAAGGGGGCTCGTAGAAAGTTTTCACAATCATTCATTCttcgagccgcttatcctcactatggtcgcgaGCGCACCAGGGATGCTCATAATTGTGACTCACGTGGTTTGATATAAAATCATTACTTCATCATGCagtaccccccccacacacacacacacataactcgTGTCAAATGTTGTCCACTCAGCATCTATTGccgcatacagtatttgagcatgatgtctgatccactggtgaaaggacactttgattttcgcctgtttcatctcaaactgctttaaacaacaaagcgttatgagggaaaagtggttaggattgcacaactgtccgtcttttatgttatgtgttgtgtttactgttttactttatgttaactgttttgttaagccctttgttacagctgtagctgtagtgaaagcgcaatataaatcaggatgtattgaaTTGATTTGCCGCCGAGTCATCCGAGAAAGGGGATTCTTGAAAGGTCTCTCAAAaacttgttgtttttccttgacCTTTTGGGTTAAGATCAGGGCGTCGCTAGTATTTGGCAACTGCAGCCATGTGAAGCCCTTCATGACTGTTTGCGATTAAGGGCTacctaaataaatgtgacttgacttgaagaaaTGCACTTGAACTAAAAAGGTTTGGGGTTCCTCTTATACATTTTAGGATAAAGACTATTAGAGGCTAAAGATCACATTTTGATCAGGGGTGCTAATCATAGTGGCGTGCAGTATATGTGCATATAGATGGTAAATATCCTATGGACTAATCGCCAGGACACATGACGCACATTCGGACCTCTGTCCAATTTGTTTCGCTTCACTGCGACCAATATGctagcatatttttggaacgtgaaaGTAAAACCCAATTTAAGTCCACAGAGAACGGCACCGATTGCAATCGAATACATCCGAAAGTCTGCAAGGCAACCAGTACCGACTTGAAATTACGCCACATTTGTATGGGACGTGCTGTGACGTCAGCTGAGCTAACCCGCTACTTAGCATGACAGCTCGTGTTCAAACAACAGGAAATATGAAGGGAACCTCGGCTGGTGCGAGCAGAACACAAATAGACGATTGTTCCCAGGCAGACTGAGCCACTTGGTCTTATTTTGCATTCCGCTTTGTGCACTTTGTCTAAAAGTGGGTCAGCCAGAATACGCGCTACCGTTGAACGGAGACGCGTGACGAGAGAGCGCTTGAACGTCCGTGTCACCGGCGCGGCCCGTTTGAAACCAATATTATTGTTTTCtttaccttgatttttttttagttttgtgtcTTGCAGCTTTTTACTCACCGCGTCTTCCTGTAGTTCCGCTGTGGAACGAAAAACAAGCGCTTAGCAGTGGAGCTAACGAGCTTGTGTTCTCATAGTGGCAGCGGCGGGACATCCACACGACATTTGCTCATCTCTTCCCGAGCTCACAAGTACACGAAAATGCAATAAATAACTCAAGTGTATTTCAGTGGGGACGAGTGGAAACTTTCAACGCTAACTAAACGTTAGCTTAGCCTGGCTAGGTGGGGAGctgctaacgttagcttagcGGCATTGCCGGGTGTGGCTTGCTGTTCGTCCGCGAAGCTCTACTTCCGGTACAATTGAGAGGAAAGCTCACAGAAGAATTATTTAAAAGCtctctttgaaaaaaagtcGCCCCATCTTTGTCTCTGCCTTTTCGTCCACCGTTTTTGTTCAAGATGGCACAGATAAATGGGGGCGGGGCTCCGATTGCAGGCCCGgaaacttttttctttcttcttcctgtCAAGCTTTTgcttccaaaataaaaccattCTTGTTCTAcggtaaatattctctagtacggactcatgtttgcgctgtccaatttgtcctgataacagaaattcctcatttgggaaatgggcatcgtacatgtcctttatgaacctgcaagtatgttgacaaaatgcatgtgtaacaacacaatcaataaaatacaaaaatatactgtccaaaaactgtttatataacaaaaactacaatacaggtatataccaaaaaaaatcacaacagtaagatacatacagtattttaatgtttatttttttctgtcttgggaaaaaaattgtattttggattgttttgttggatgcattctttggtttatgacaatgtttgcctgcgtgtcatacagttttcttgctagttgcaagtaactgttccgttgatcactgatgtctggtaattcttgtgccatttgcattgcttctttgctggatggtggcttgtcatcagttgaatcgatgccttgttttttaaagtttcgtaaatGTGcttctttccgactccaagtgtctgattgatctttttaaatttgtgtccagcctgctcagacggatgcatttcactcgctccgctccagtcgttacagttcttctacgttttgatgcgatgatctacacgacgtaagtgaataaagttaaaatctttcgcaattacagtaaaacgcacgccaataaaaagtcgcttacacgtcttcgtttcaaatctgatgaatgaaaatggcgaAGCGAACAtgtttcttcggtcatgtcgagtgggtgctgcttttaagataGTGCTgcgttctccaggacgtaagtgaataaagttaaaatcattcacaattacagtaaaacgcacggcaataaaaactcacttacacgtcgtcgtttacaatctgatgatcgaaaaacgcgaagtgaaaacttgtttcagcgtcagTCTTTTCTGTCGCATCGGGTGgacgttgcgtgtatttaagctcctgcggcattacacctccatccgggttacggataGTGGAATTTTTgcttacgcaacttccggtaacacgtaatatcatagtcaaaatgttaatgcataggtttttattccgggtgaaggatattcctttctatagaattccggggatgggaatatttattgTGTTTCTTCTTCAGCTATGtagtttacaatacaatacatactgatttatatagcgctttcacaacagcggcatctgtaacaaagcgcttaacaaaacagttcacataaagtaaaataaataaacacaacacataaaatacagacagtcgtgcagtcctagccacttttccgtcacacgctttgttgtttgaagcagtttgagatgaaagaggagagattcaaagtgtcctttaaccagtggatctgAGACCTCatgttcaaaatgtgcacacgtcggctacaagctaagtttcaaagtcaacaggaagctgtagcatccattgacgaaaaaagtgattggttcacttttcctgtcccatggaaatccatttcaattccaagcggcgactctcggttccaaatatgcgccatcttgggggaaaaagAAGTTGTGATGATTTAGAGTTTGATGGCGGTTGGCAAGAAACGTTCAGTTGCATTACCACTACCTACTGGTaaagtgtgcgcgcgtgcatgcgtgcgcgcgcgcttgtgtgtgtgtgtacgcgcttgtgtgtgcgtgtgtctgtgcgtgtgtgtgcgcgcgtgcgtgcattCTTGTGGACCACAAGTTGTGGTGATACATATGTTAGGGGGGTTCCTATTTTTATGTTGatattttgaattgttttaacCGTGCAGCATTTTTAGTTCAATTTTTGTGTGAaaactgtaaaataaataaagttttaacTGTATATGAGTGCATGGATGGAATCCTCTGTCAAGGTTTGCAACTCACAGTGGTGACTGTGTGGTCGACAACGCAACAGAGCTACCTACTTTACCACCTTGCCTGTATGTAGTCTGTGAATTAGAAGGATTCGATATGCTTTATTGCTCTCTCCACTCGGGAATATTAAAGACAACAATTAATTCTGTGTATCATTACAAATATTGGAGCTCAGGCACTGTACATACAACGACAATTAAAACATGCAGTACATAAccattgtctgtttgtttgttcagcTCTGGGGCTCCGGAGCACTAGATGGCAATCTTGCTgcatgtctgtttgtttgttcagcTCTGGGGCTCCGGAGCACTAGATGGCAATCTTGCTGCATGTGGGTGGCTATAATGCACTACCAGAAGAAGAAGGCGAGGCTacgtagaagaagaagaaggagaacgcGCTCTCGAGGGCGGCAGTGAGCCATTTTGTTTCGGAACGTAGTTGGGGTGGAAATCAATTGTTGTCTTGAGAAGATCCGTTTCTTAaaaagcaaaagacaaaaacataatTCGGCAAGATTTAACGCCGAGTAAGAAAGCCAATATCAGTGAGCTGGGTGTGattagttttttgtttattctcaGGAAGGCAAACAGCACTCGACAGGCGGCAGCACCATGAGTTATGGAAGGCCTCCGCCCGACGTCGACGGCATGACTTCCCTCAAAGTGGACAACCTGACGTACCGCACCACGCCGGAGACCCTGCGGCACGTTTTCGAGAAGTACGGCCGCGTCGGGGACGTGTACATCCCGCGAGACCGCTACTCCAAGGACAGCCGAGGCTTCGCCTTCGTCCGCTTCCACGACAAGCGGGACGCGGAGGACGCCATGGACGCCATGGATGGCGCGCTCCTGGACGGGCGCGAGCTGCGGGTCCAAATGGCTCGCTACGGCAGACCCCCGGATTCGCATTATAGCGGCGGGCGCCGAGGGAGTgggggcggcggaggaggagggccACCACGGAGGTATGGAGGCTCCGGTCGCCGAAGCAGAaggtaagaaaaaaattgaGCTAGCGGAAACGCTTTGTCTTGCAAAGCATGGCCACCAATGCATGGTGATCACATAGAGGAGGGAGCGTGTTTTTCGTGCTTCATTATACACTTCGCTTCGATTAAATATTTAAGCGATTAACTGTTTTACAAATTAGTGGTCAAATGCTTTTGGTGCTTCATTATACACTTCGCtcctattatatatatatacctttaAGCGCTTAAGCAGTGGTCAAGAAATAAGCggtttgctcattttttttgtttgcctttctaATCCGCGGACACAAGTAGAAACGAAATCAAACATGAATCCTCACAAGTCCTCTTAAATATGTGGTGGTTAGAGACGAGGTGCAACAATGGCTAATAGTCGGCAACTAATTGATGCTCCAGTTCATCAACAACTGTTTTTATAGTGGATGAATCATTTAAAGACCACGTTGATCCTAAAATTGCCTAATAACTTTACTTTGGCCTCTCGTCCGTATACATTCTTCGATTTCTATATCCACAATGAAAGCAGGCTGATTATCTTTGGCACTTTAAAGGCAAAACCAGGAATTTACAAAACTGAAGCTTGGATCCATCGGTCCATTATCTAAAGCACTTCTCCTTGCCATGGGTTGCAggtgtggtggagcctatcccagatgtccaTAACCAAAAGGCAGGGtaatgaactggttgccagccaaacataGGGTGTAAAGAGACAAATGCCCATTCACACCTTTTGGCCAAATTAGTTTTCAACCAtagaaacatgtttttgaaacgtgGGAGGACGCCTGAATGCCTAAAGAAAACTCACACGTGCTTgcagttggcaaaaaaaatgttgatcttaTTCATGAACTAAATTGCAAGCAAATGCAATACTGCCCAACTTCCCTTGGGTTTTGACGATGGGTGTAACAAACAGCTTTAAATCTGAAAATTGGTTTTGATGCAAGACCTTAAAGTGTACTCATGCGTGCCTCATTGTGATTTATTGGTGGTATGCACACCGCTAAAATTTACCAAAAACGTTTTGCCCCCTTGCAACTCTAATCAACAAGAATTGTGATTGAGGCTAAAACGTTGTCATTGTTGTTCCTGCAGCCCCCGGCCTCGA
This region of Hippocampus zosterae strain Florida chromosome 17, ASM2543408v3, whole genome shotgun sequence genomic DNA includes:
- the srsf2b gene encoding serine/arginine-rich splicing factor 2b, with product MSYGRPPPDVDGMTSLKVDNLTYRTTPETLRHVFEKYGRVGDVYIPRDRYSKDSRGFAFVRFHDKRDAEDAMDAMDGALLDGRELRVQMARYGRPPDSHYSGGRRGSGGGGGGGPPRRYGGSGRRSRSPRPRRRSRSRSRSRSRSRSRSRYSRSRSRSYSRSKSRSPRNKKANAKSRSKSRSRSRSRSASRSVSPPKRASASGSRSKSPPKSAAENGGDSP